One Actinosynnema pretiosum DNA segment encodes these proteins:
- a CDS encoding alpha/beta hydrolase, translating into MLKKVARWVVPGACAAVAVWVLATRWGSVLSAHPAYLVLLLAVGAAGLLGLIRPVRFRWLVLPLVLVVPLAWLRPFPADGTPLAAGVQVVDRWDSIELRPERGTPTEGLVFFQGARVDARAYLPLLSRVAERGALVVVVKAPLDFAVLAPTSGLLDEHPWITRWTSAGHSLGGVAASSFAADDDRVRGLLLWASYPSQDLSGRDLDVTSISGDRDGFTTPQDVLDKRPLLPADTRYEVVPGAVHAFFGDYGPQPGDGEPSTGRANAQDRIVEVSAEALGL; encoded by the coding sequence GTGCTCAAGAAGGTTGCCCGCTGGGTCGTCCCCGGCGCGTGCGCGGCGGTGGCGGTGTGGGTGCTCGCGACGAGGTGGGGCAGCGTGCTGTCCGCGCACCCCGCGTACCTGGTGCTGCTGCTCGCGGTGGGGGCGGCGGGGCTGCTGGGGCTGATCAGGCCGGTCCGGTTCCGCTGGCTCGTGCTGCCGCTCGTCCTGGTGGTCCCGTTGGCGTGGCTGCGTCCCTTCCCCGCCGACGGCACGCCGCTGGCGGCAGGCGTCCAGGTCGTGGACCGCTGGGACTCGATCGAGCTGCGCCCCGAGCGGGGGACCCCGACCGAGGGGCTGGTGTTCTTCCAGGGCGCCCGCGTGGACGCCCGCGCCTACCTGCCGCTGCTCTCGCGGGTGGCCGAGCGGGGCGCGCTGGTGGTCGTGGTCAAGGCCCCGCTGGACTTCGCCGTGCTGGCCCCGACGAGCGGCCTGCTCGACGAGCACCCCTGGATCACCCGCTGGACCTCGGCGGGGCACTCGCTCGGCGGCGTCGCGGCGTCCAGCTTCGCGGCGGACGACGACCGGGTGCGGGGCCTGCTGCTGTGGGCGTCCTACCCGTCGCAGGACCTGTCCGGCCGCGACCTGGACGTCACCTCGATCAGCGGCGACCGCGACGGCTTCACCACCCCGCAGGACGTCCTGGACAAGCGCCCCCTGCTGCCCGCCGACACCCGCTACGAGGTGGTGCCGGGCGCGGTCCACGCCTTCTTCGGCGACTACGGCCCGCAACCGGGGGACGGGGAGCCTTCGACTGGTCGTGCGAACGCGCAGGACCGGATCGTGGAGGTCAGCGCCGAGGCGCTGGGCCTCTGA
- a CDS encoding ABC transporter ATP-binding protein: MGKAHDFKPSAKRLVGRVSPERVPFIGVVVLGVASVALSVAGPKVLGHATDIIFNGVLARMRGVPGAGIDFAALGSVLSWVLGLYVASSVFGYVQGLLLNGVVQRVVYRLRADVEDKLHRLPLRYFDSQPRGELLSRVTNDIDNIATTLQQTMSQLLVSGLTLIGVLAMMVSISPLLALIALALIPLSIIITARIRKRSQALFVAQWKHTGDLNAHIEEAFSGHQLVKVFGRQRESEEEFRRRNDDLLGSALGAQFISGLIMPLMMFLSNVGYVAIAVVGGLRVTSGAMTLGEVQAFIQYSRQFTQPLTQVAAMANLLQSGVASAERVFELLDAEEQVPDPVEEQLPATRRGRVEFHDVSFSYLPEQPLIKHLSLVAEPGSTVAIVGPTGAGKTTLVNLVMRFYELDEGRITLDGVDITALKREDLRSQIGMVLQETWLFGGTIRQNIAYGRPDATEEEILAAARATYVDRFVRTLPDGYDTLIDEEGGNVSAGEKQLLTIARAFLANPSLLILDEATSSVDTRTESLVQHAMAALRSSRTSFVIAHRLSTIRDADLILVMEAGRIVEQGTHEELITKEGAYHRLYSAQFAEAGENDEKS; this comes from the coding sequence ATGGGCAAGGCCCACGACTTCAAGCCGTCCGCCAAGCGGCTGGTCGGCAGGGTGAGCCCGGAGCGCGTGCCGTTCATCGGGGTCGTCGTGCTCGGCGTGGCCAGCGTCGCGCTGTCCGTCGCCGGGCCCAAGGTCCTCGGGCACGCCACCGACATCATCTTCAACGGCGTCCTCGCCCGGATGCGCGGCGTTCCCGGCGCGGGCATCGACTTCGCCGCGCTCGGTTCAGTCCTCTCCTGGGTGCTCGGCCTGTACGTCGCGTCGTCGGTGTTCGGCTACGTCCAGGGGCTCCTGCTCAACGGCGTCGTGCAGCGCGTGGTCTACCGGCTGCGCGCCGACGTCGAGGACAAGCTGCACCGCCTGCCGCTGCGCTACTTCGACAGCCAACCGCGCGGTGAGCTGCTCTCCCGCGTCACCAACGACATCGACAACATCGCCACCACCCTCCAGCAGACCATGAGCCAGCTGCTGGTCTCCGGTCTGACGCTGATCGGCGTGCTGGCGATGATGGTGTCGATCTCCCCGCTGCTGGCGCTGATCGCACTGGCCCTGATCCCGCTGTCGATCATCATCACCGCGCGCATCCGCAAGCGGTCGCAGGCGCTGTTCGTGGCGCAGTGGAAGCACACCGGCGACCTGAACGCGCACATCGAGGAGGCGTTCAGCGGTCACCAGCTCGTCAAGGTGTTCGGCCGCCAGCGCGAGTCCGAGGAGGAGTTCCGCCGCCGCAACGACGACCTGCTCGGCTCGGCGCTGGGCGCGCAGTTCATCTCCGGCCTGATCATGCCGCTGATGATGTTCCTGTCGAACGTCGGCTACGTCGCGATCGCCGTGGTCGGCGGCCTGCGGGTGACGTCGGGCGCGATGACGCTCGGCGAGGTGCAGGCGTTCATCCAGTACTCCCGCCAGTTCACCCAGCCGCTGACCCAGGTGGCCGCGATGGCGAACCTGCTCCAGTCCGGCGTCGCCTCGGCCGAGCGGGTGTTCGAGCTGCTCGACGCCGAGGAGCAGGTCCCCGACCCGGTCGAGGAGCAGCTGCCCGCGACCCGCAGGGGCCGGGTGGAGTTCCACGACGTCAGCTTCTCCTACCTGCCCGAGCAGCCGCTGATCAAGCACCTGTCGCTGGTCGCGGAGCCGGGCAGCACGGTGGCGATCGTCGGCCCGACCGGCGCGGGCAAGACCACGCTGGTCAACCTCGTGATGCGCTTCTACGAGCTGGACGAGGGCCGCATCACCCTCGACGGCGTGGACATCACCGCGCTCAAGCGCGAGGACCTGCGCTCGCAGATCGGCATGGTGCTCCAGGAGACGTGGCTGTTCGGCGGCACGATCAGGCAGAACATCGCCTACGGCAGGCCGGACGCGACCGAGGAGGAGATCCTGGCCGCCGCCAGGGCGACCTACGTGGACCGCTTCGTGCGCACCCTGCCCGACGGTTACGACACCCTGATCGACGAGGAGGGCGGCAACGTCAGCGCGGGCGAGAAGCAGCTGCTGACGATCGCGCGGGCGTTCCTGGCCAACCCGTCCCTGCTGATCCTGGACGAGGCCACCAGCTCGGTCGACACCCGGACCGAGTCGCTGGTCCAGCACGCGATGGCGGCGCTCCGCTCCTCCAGGACCAGCTTCGTGATCGCCCACCGCCTGTCGACCATCCGCGACGCCGACCTGATCCTGGTGATGGAAGCGGGCCGGATCGTGGAGCAGGGCACGCACGAGGAGCTGATCACGAAGGAGGGCGCCTACCACCGGCTGTACTCGGCCCAGTTCGCGGAAGCGGGGGAAAACGACGAGAAGAGCTGA
- a CDS encoding STAS domain-containing protein, with amino-acid sequence MTTMRCHLSHVAGAALMRPVGRLDLSTATPLRQALLRVAADHPVALVVDLTRTEIPAPALLGLLCQVADRVDRWPGIPLALVSPRPVADWIRERLPVSPDLAGALRATAPVPRPRHRRIHLPPTPVSPVRARLFATDTCLAWGLTGLLDAAALVAAALTDNAVAHARTDLWLRLTTADDHTTPDRPAHHHLTRGHLRISVQDRCPTLPNRRRDRSGGLDAVAYAASQWGTAPAVGGKAVWALLDPI; translated from the coding sequence TTGACGACCATGCGCTGCCACCTGTCCCACGTAGCGGGCGCCGCGCTGATGCGCCCGGTGGGCAGACTGGACCTGTCCACGGCCACGCCGCTCCGACAGGCGCTGCTGCGGGTCGCGGCCGATCACCCGGTGGCGCTGGTGGTCGACCTGACCAGGACCGAGATCCCCGCACCGGCGCTGCTGGGACTGCTGTGCCAGGTGGCGGACCGGGTGGACAGGTGGCCGGGCATCCCACTGGCCCTGGTGAGCCCGCGCCCGGTGGCGGACTGGATCCGCGAGCGCCTGCCCGTGAGCCCGGACCTGGCGGGAGCCCTGCGCGCCACCGCACCGGTCCCCCGCCCCCGCCACCGCCGCATCCACCTGCCCCCGACCCCGGTGAGCCCGGTGCGCGCGAGGCTGTTCGCGACCGACACCTGCCTGGCCTGGGGCCTGACCGGTCTGCTGGACGCGGCGGCGCTGGTCGCGGCGGCGCTGACCGACAACGCCGTCGCACACGCGAGAACCGACCTGTGGCTGCGCCTGACCACCGCAGACGACCACACCACCCCCGACCGCCCGGCACACCACCACCTGACTCGCGGCCACCTCAGGATCTCGGTCCAGGACCGCTGCCCCACCCTGCCGAACCGCCGCCGAGACCGCAGCGGCGGTCTGGACGCGGTCGCGTACGCGGCAAGCCAGTGGGGCACCGCCCCCGCGGTGGGCGGCAAGGCGGTGTGGGCCCTCCTGGACCCGATCTGA
- a CDS encoding ABC transporter ATP-binding protein — MLIRLLRGHLRPYRRELTAVLVLQLIGTIASLYLPSLNADIIDFGIAKGDNGYIMTTGGWMLLVSLVQIACSVGAVYFGARTAMSFGRDVRSEVFHRVGSFSAREVAQFGPSSLITRNTNDVQQVQVLVVMVCTLLVSAPITCVAGIVMALREDAGLSWLLVVCVPALAVSLILIGRRMVPQFRLMQEGVDEVNRVLREQLSGIRVVRAFVRERHETRRFAKANADLSRTALRAGALMALVFPIVMLVLNGSGAAVLWFGAARIDTGEIQIGALTAFLSYLMQILMSVMMATFMAMMIPRAAVCAERIMEVLGTNSSVVPAADPVTALPGPASVEFRSAEFRYPGATDPVLRDISFHAEAGQTTAIIGSTGAGKTTLLSLVPRLIDVTGGEVLVGGVDVRKAGAEALGGVIGLVPQRAYLFSGTVASNLRYGNPEATDEELWEALEVAQARGFVEAMEGGLEAPIAQGGTNVSGGQRQRLSIARALVRKPAVYLFDDAFSALDLATDARLRAALRPRTREAVVIVVAQRVSTVVDADRIVVLENGAVVGVGTHADLLQTCPTYVEIVESQLTPEAAA, encoded by the coding sequence GTGCTCATCCGCTTGCTCCGCGGCCACCTGAGGCCGTACCGGCGAGAACTGACCGCCGTGCTGGTGCTCCAGCTCATCGGCACGATCGCCTCGCTGTACCTGCCCAGCCTCAACGCCGACATCATCGACTTCGGGATCGCCAAGGGGGACAACGGCTACATCATGACGACCGGCGGCTGGATGCTGCTGGTCTCGCTGGTCCAGATCGCCTGTTCGGTGGGCGCCGTGTACTTCGGCGCGCGCACCGCCATGAGCTTCGGCCGGGACGTCCGCTCGGAGGTGTTCCACCGGGTCGGCTCGTTCTCGGCGCGCGAGGTCGCCCAGTTCGGCCCGTCCTCGCTGATCACCCGCAACACCAACGACGTGCAGCAGGTCCAGGTGCTGGTCGTGATGGTGTGCACCCTGCTGGTGTCCGCGCCGATCACGTGCGTGGCGGGCATCGTCATGGCGCTGCGGGAGGACGCGGGGCTGTCCTGGCTGCTGGTGGTGTGCGTGCCCGCGCTGGCGGTCTCGCTGATCCTGATCGGCCGCCGCATGGTGCCGCAGTTCCGGCTCATGCAGGAGGGCGTCGACGAGGTCAACCGGGTGCTGCGCGAGCAGCTGTCGGGCATCCGCGTGGTGCGCGCGTTCGTGCGCGAGCGGCACGAGACCCGGCGCTTCGCCAAGGCCAACGCCGACCTGAGCCGCACCGCGCTGCGGGCGGGCGCGCTGATGGCGCTGGTGTTCCCGATCGTGATGCTGGTGCTGAACGGGTCCGGCGCGGCCGTGCTGTGGTTCGGCGCGGCCCGGATCGACACCGGCGAGATCCAGATCGGCGCGCTGACCGCGTTCCTGAGCTACCTGATGCAGATCCTGATGTCGGTCATGATGGCGACCTTCATGGCGATGATGATCCCGCGCGCGGCGGTGTGCGCCGAGCGCATCATGGAGGTGCTCGGCACCAACAGCTCCGTGGTCCCGGCCGCCGACCCGGTGACCGCGCTGCCCGGTCCGGCGTCGGTGGAGTTCCGCTCGGCCGAGTTCCGCTACCCCGGCGCGACCGACCCGGTGCTGCGCGACATCTCGTTCCACGCCGAGGCCGGTCAGACCACGGCGATCATCGGCAGCACCGGCGCGGGCAAGACGACGCTGCTGTCGCTGGTGCCCAGGCTGATCGACGTCACCGGTGGCGAGGTGCTGGTGGGCGGCGTCGACGTGCGCAAGGCGGGCGCGGAGGCGCTCGGCGGCGTGATCGGCCTGGTGCCGCAGCGGGCGTACCTGTTCTCGGGCACGGTCGCCAGCAACCTGCGCTACGGCAACCCCGAGGCCACCGACGAGGAGCTGTGGGAGGCCCTGGAGGTCGCGCAGGCGCGGGGGTTCGTGGAGGCGATGGAGGGCGGCCTGGAGGCCCCGATCGCCCAGGGCGGCACGAACGTGTCCGGCGGCCAGCGCCAACGCCTGTCGATCGCGCGGGCCCTGGTCCGCAAGCCCGCCGTCTACCTCTTCGACGACGCCTTCTCGGCCCTGGACCTGGCCACCGACGCCCGCCTCCGGGCCGCCCTGCGTCCCAGGACGAGGGAGGCGGTCGTGATCGTGGTGGCCCAACGCGTGTCGACGGTCGTCGACGCGGACCGCATCGTGGTCCTGGAGAACGGAGCCGTGGTAGGCGTGGGCACCCACGCCGACCTCCTGCAAACCTGCCCAACCTACGTCGAGATCGTCGAGTCCCAACTAACCCCGGAGGCGGCGGCGTGA
- a CDS encoding TetR/AcrR family transcriptional regulator has product MTEAKTRRRGEELERAILDAVWDELDEVGYDRLTIDGVAARARTSKPVIYRRWPSRAEMVLAAWLKRAPSWPGPEDQGDLRTDLLALFSGIAGQSGLGAACAGDRTGMAWEAFHNPEVVVLVSDKLLCPSPLRHALDGVVERAVGRGELPPVELPERVKRVPLDLIRSESLTRCGPLSRRVLEELVDDVFLPLLHGLARRDGAHPRQEA; this is encoded by the coding sequence GTGACCGAGGCGAAGACGCGCCGCCGCGGCGAGGAGCTTGAGCGGGCCATCCTCGACGCGGTCTGGGACGAGCTGGACGAGGTCGGCTACGACCGGCTCACCATCGACGGCGTGGCCGCTCGCGCCAGGACCAGTAAACCGGTGATCTACCGGCGGTGGCCGAGCCGGGCCGAGATGGTGCTCGCGGCGTGGCTCAAGCGCGCCCCGAGCTGGCCGGGGCCGGAGGACCAGGGCGACCTGCGGACGGACCTGCTGGCGCTGTTCAGCGGGATCGCCGGGCAGTCCGGGCTCGGCGCGGCGTGCGCGGGCGACCGGACCGGCATGGCCTGGGAGGCGTTCCACAACCCGGAGGTGGTCGTGCTGGTCAGCGACAAGCTGCTGTGCCCGTCGCCGCTGCGGCACGCGCTGGACGGGGTGGTCGAGCGCGCGGTCGGCCGGGGTGAGCTGCCGCCCGTCGAGCTGCCCGAACGGGTGAAGCGGGTGCCGCTGGACCTGATCCGCTCCGAGTCGCTGACCCGCTGCGGACCGCTGTCGCGGCGGGTGCTGGAGGAGCTGGTGGACGACGTGTTCCTGCCGCTGCTGCACGGGTTGGCCCGCCGGGACGGGGCACACCCCCGACAGGAGGCGTGA
- a CDS encoding GH92 family glycosyl hydrolase, translated as MRAFAVGLAGLVLASGLVATPQALAARPQPVPDPVSHVDPLIGSANGGNTYPGAVRPFGMISWSPTSTAGDQTNTAAANGYSHNTTRVRGFSLTHVNGAGCHPGAAGDVPIMPFVGEVTSSPTADVRDQVYASDFRHEDETATPGRYTVALASGASADLAVTTRAGIGDFAFPRGKPAALLFRTSNSLNGSEDAEITIDPAARTVSGSVLTGAFCGRRANGGANNKKTYYRLHFTAAFDRPFAGTGTWRDGALNPGATTASGGEGYETGAARQGRGSGGYVTFDTTTDTDVRVRVGISYTSAEAARRNLDHEIGRAATTDRVAADARREWNRQLRAVEVSGGTDDLRTTFYTALYHAFLQPNVTSDVAGTYLGSDREIHRLERGQRAQYGNFSGWDQYRAHTQLLALLEPEVASDYAQSLLNLAEQNGGVWDRWVHVNGPTHVMTGDPSAPALAGMHAMGAEDFDVRGAFDSLVRQATTPHPDGLSDRGCPGQCEGQRPNLAEHLRLGYAPQDTCHCWGGAAETLEAAVADAALADWAGKLGRADVRAALLPRASWWRNTFNPSAGDTGYQQARAADGAWTWPFSPSSDLGFAQGTSSTYTWMVPQDVSGLAAAMGGRDRAITRLDAFFRRPDGSWATGGDGLRYDPTNEPGIHTPWLYNALGAPWKTQETVRAMASLVYGTGPGGLPGNDDLGTMSAWYAFAALGIYPQTPSRAELLLSSPLFPKAVLHRDGAPDITITAPNASAENVYVRGAKLDGRAHDRSWLPESVVRHGGAVTIDVAPTPNPTWGAGDLPVDHVTPAATPVPNLPGPRFAGRVPATASTRHRVDGTADGRTARLWW; from the coding sequence GTGCGCGCGTTCGCGGTGGGACTGGCGGGTCTCGTGCTCGCCTCAGGACTGGTGGCCACACCCCAAGCCCTCGCGGCGCGACCACAACCGGTCCCCGACCCGGTTTCCCACGTCGACCCGCTGATCGGCTCGGCGAACGGCGGCAACACCTACCCCGGCGCGGTCCGCCCGTTCGGGATGATCTCCTGGAGCCCCACCAGCACCGCAGGCGACCAGACCAACACCGCCGCCGCCAACGGCTACTCGCACAACACCACCCGCGTGCGCGGCTTCAGCCTCACCCACGTCAACGGTGCGGGCTGCCACCCCGGCGCGGCGGGCGACGTGCCGATCATGCCGTTCGTCGGCGAGGTCACCTCCTCACCCACCGCCGACGTGCGCGACCAGGTCTACGCCAGCGACTTCCGGCACGAGGACGAGACCGCCACCCCCGGCCGCTACACCGTCGCCCTCGCCTCCGGCGCGTCCGCCGACCTGGCCGTCACCACCCGCGCCGGCATCGGCGACTTCGCGTTCCCCCGAGGGAAACCCGCCGCGCTCCTGTTCCGCACCTCGAACTCGCTCAACGGCAGCGAGGACGCCGAGATCACCATCGACCCGGCCGCCCGCACCGTCTCCGGCTCGGTCCTCACCGGCGCGTTCTGCGGTCGCCGCGCGAACGGCGGCGCCAACAACAAGAAGACCTACTACCGCCTGCACTTCACCGCCGCGTTCGACCGCCCGTTCGCCGGAACCGGGACCTGGCGCGACGGGGCCCTGAACCCCGGCGCCACCACCGCGTCCGGCGGCGAGGGCTACGAGACCGGCGCCGCCCGCCAGGGCCGGGGCTCCGGCGGCTACGTCACGTTCGACACCACCACCGACACCGACGTGCGGGTGCGCGTCGGGATCTCCTACACCAGCGCGGAAGCCGCCCGCCGCAACCTCGACCACGAGATCGGCCGCGCCGCCACCACCGACCGCGTGGCCGCCGACGCCCGCCGCGAGTGGAACCGCCAACTGCGCGCGGTCGAGGTCTCCGGCGGGACCGACGACCTGCGCACCACGTTCTACACCGCGCTGTACCACGCCTTCCTGCAACCGAACGTCACCAGCGACGTCGCGGGCACCTACCTCGGCTCGGACCGGGAGATCCACCGCCTCGAACGCGGACAACGCGCCCAGTACGGCAACTTCTCCGGCTGGGACCAGTACCGCGCCCACACCCAGCTCCTCGCCCTGCTGGAGCCGGAGGTCGCCTCCGACTACGCCCAGTCCCTGCTCAACCTCGCCGAGCAGAACGGCGGCGTCTGGGACCGCTGGGTCCACGTCAACGGCCCCACCCACGTGATGACCGGCGACCCGTCCGCCCCCGCCCTCGCCGGGATGCACGCCATGGGGGCCGAGGACTTCGACGTGCGCGGCGCGTTCGACTCCCTGGTGCGGCAAGCCACCACCCCGCACCCCGACGGCCTGTCCGACAGGGGCTGCCCCGGCCAGTGCGAGGGCCAGCGCCCGAACCTGGCCGAGCACCTGCGCCTGGGCTACGCCCCGCAGGACACCTGCCACTGCTGGGGAGGCGCCGCCGAGACCCTGGAGGCCGCCGTCGCCGACGCCGCGCTCGCCGACTGGGCCGGGAAGCTCGGCCGCGCCGACGTGCGCGCCGCCCTGCTGCCCAGGGCGAGCTGGTGGCGCAACACCTTCAACCCCTCCGCCGGGGACACCGGCTACCAGCAGGCGCGCGCCGCCGACGGCGCTTGGACGTGGCCGTTCAGCCCGTCCTCCGACCTCGGCTTCGCCCAGGGCACCAGCTCCACCTACACCTGGATGGTCCCGCAGGACGTCTCCGGCCTGGCCGCCGCGATGGGCGGCAGGGACCGCGCGATCACCAGGCTGGACGCCTTCTTCCGCCGCCCCGACGGCTCGTGGGCCACCGGAGGCGACGGCCTGCGCTACGACCCGACCAACGAGCCCGGCATCCACACCCCGTGGCTGTACAACGCGCTGGGCGCGCCGTGGAAGACCCAGGAGACCGTGCGCGCCATGGCGTCCCTGGTCTACGGCACCGGTCCCGGCGGCCTGCCCGGCAACGACGACCTGGGCACGATGTCCGCCTGGTACGCGTTCGCCGCGCTCGGCATCTACCCGCAGACCCCGAGCCGCGCCGAACTGCTGCTGTCCAGCCCGCTGTTCCCCAAAGCCGTCCTGCACCGCGACGGCGCCCCGGACATCACGATCACCGCGCCGAACGCCTCGGCGGAGAACGTCTACGTGCGCGGCGCGAAGCTCGACGGCCGCGCGCACGACCGCTCCTGGCTCCCGGAATCCGTGGTCCGCCACGGGGGAGCCGTCACCATCGACGTGGCCCCCACCCCGAACCCCACCTGGGGCGCCGGCGACCTGCCCGTGGACCACGTGACGCCCGCCGCCACCCCGGTGCCGAACCTGCCCGGCCCGAGGTTCGCCGGACGGGTGCCCGCCACCGCGAGCACCCGCCACCGCGTCGACGGCACGGCGGACGGCCGGACCGCTCGCCTGTGGTGGTGA